One genomic window of Glycine max cultivar Williams 82 chromosome 16, Glycine_max_v4.0, whole genome shotgun sequence includes the following:
- the LOC100817074 gene encoding NAC domain-containing protein yields MGTPQSNNLPPGFRFHPTDEELILHYLRKKVASIPLPVAIIAEVDIYKFDPWELPAKAAFGEKEWYFFSPRDRKYPNGARPNRAAASGYWKATGTDKNIVASLAGGVREHFGVKKALVFYKGKPPKGVKTNWIMHEYRLVDTNRPIRIKDTSMRLDDWVLCRIYKKFKHAVSPTTEAASTLQVINEQLDQAVVEEEEQIKDTLLPILKNNNTFVPPPQATILMSQKSLSFSNLLDATDYSMLSTILSENHSNNYPTPSETSLFNNCENLDQEITPQNYYINDTNSINNNSYLFQKNPSNMENIARPKRHLPNMDHEDNMLLYPLKKYHSSSCNFPNTNLQNQNPQWNFMFKQPLMSPQYLQFQ; encoded by the exons ATGGGAACCCCACAATCCAATAACTTGCCACCAGGGTTTAGGTTCCACCCTACAGATGAAGAGCTCATTCTTCACTACCTAAGGAAGAAGGTTGCCTCCATTCCTTTGCCAGTTGCCATCATTGCTGAGGTTGATATCTACAAGTTTGATCCATGGGAGCTACCAG CTAAGGCCGCGTTTGGGGAGAAAGAGTGGTACTTCTTCAGTCCTAGAGACCGGAAGTACCCAAATGGAGCGAGGCCAAACAGGGCAGCAGCTTCAGGGTATTGGAAGGCCACAGGCACTGATAAGAACATAGTGGCATCACTGGCAGGAGGAGTGAGGGAGCACTTTGGTGTGAAGAAGGCTTTGGTGTTCTACAAAGGAAAACCCCCAAAGGGTGTCAAAACCAATTGGATCATGCATGAATATCGCCTTGTTGACACCAATAGACCCATTAGGATCAAAGACACCTCCATGAGG ttGGATGACTGGGTTCTATGCCGGATATACAAGAAGTTCAAGCATGCTGTATCTCCAACCACAGAGGCAGCATCAACACTGCAAGTGATCAATGAGCAATTAGATCAAGCAGTGGTAGAAGAAGAGGAGCAAATCAAAGACACCCTTTTACCAATTTTGAAGAATAACAACACTTTTGTCCCTCCTCCACAAGCCACAATACTCATGTCTCAGAAATCCTTATCCTTCTCAAATCTCTTGGATGCCACAGACTACTCCATGCTTAGCACCATCTTATCTGAGAACCACTCCAATAATTACCCTACTCCAAGTGAAACCAGCTTATTCAATAATTGTGAGAATCTGGATCAGGAAATTACCCCCCAAAACTACTACATCAACGATACTAAtagtattaataataatagcTACTTGTTTCAGAAGAACCCTTCCAACATGGAAAACATTGCTAGGCCAAAACGCCACCTTCCAAACATGGATCATGAGGACAACATGTTATTATACCCTTTAAAGAAATATCATAGTTCCTCTTGCAATTTCCCCAACACCAACCTCCAAAACCAGAATCCACAATGGAACTTCATGTTCAAGCAGCCACTCATGAGTCCTCAATATCTTCAATTTCAGTGA
- the LOC100818134 gene encoding exosome complex component RRP42: protein MVGLSLGETHFIQGGIAQDLRCDGRKRLTYRPISVETGVIPQTNGSARVRMGATDVIASVKAELGKPSLLQPDKGKVSIYVDCSSTAEPAFEGRGGDELAAELSNALQRCLLGGKSGAGAGIDLSSLIVVEGKICWDLYIDGLVVSSDGNLLDALGAAIKAALSNTGIPRVQVAAGTSNDEHPEVDVSDEEFLQFDTSRVPVIVTLTKVGRHYIVDATSEEESQMSSAVSISVNRQGHICGITKRGGVGLDPSIILDMISVAKHVSEQLINKLDSEIASAEAEEES from the exons ATGGTGGGTTTATCTCTTGGAGAAACACATTTCATCCAAGGTGGCATTGCTCAAGATCTTCGTTGTGATGGTAGAAAGAGATTGACATATCGACCAATCTCTGTTGAAACTGGAGTGATTCCCCAG ACCAATGGTTCAGCAAGAGTCAGAATGGGTGCCACAGATGTCATTGCCAGCGTTAAG GCTGAACTTGGAAAGCCAAGCTTGTTGCAACCTGACAAAGGAAAAGTCTCTATATATGTTGATTGCAGTTCAACAGCAGAGCCAGCTTTTGAG GGTAGAGGGGGTGATGAGTTGGCAGCAGAACTGTCAAATGCTCTTCAACGCTGTCTCTTGGGTGGTAAAAGTGGAGCAG GTGCTGGAATTGATCTCTCATCGCTTATTGTTGtcgaaggaaaaatttgttgGGATCTTTACATAGATGGGCTTGTTGTTAGTTCAGATGGAAATTTGTTGGATGCTCTAGGCGCTGCCATTAAG GCTGCTTTGAGCAATACAGGTATTCCAAGAGTCCAAGTTGCTGCTGGAACATCAAATGATGAGCATCCAGAAGTTGACGTAAGCGATGAGGAGTTTCTGCAGTTTGACACATCAAGAGTCCCTGTCATAGTTACACTGACTAAG GTTGGGAGGCACTATATTGTAGATGCAACATCAGAAGAGGAATCACAAATGAGCTCTGctgtttctatttctgttaaTAGGCAAGGGCACATCTGCGGCATAACCAAACGTGGAGGTGTAGGGCTGGATCCAAGCATCATTCTTGATATGATATCTGTGGCTAAGCATGTAAGCGAgcaattaataaacaaattggATTCAGAAATAGCTTCTGCTGAAGCTGAAGAGGAGTCATGA